The Deltaproteobacteria bacterium genome window below encodes:
- a CDS encoding diguanylate cyclase, whose translation MRVPGQPRILVVDDEPANIELIAKIFEDDCEVLFALDGEKATKIAGETVLDVILLDVMLPGMDGFEICSRLKASELTRDIPVIFITGSGDIEAETRGLELGAMDYIAKPINPPAVRMRVRNQIELKRAREQLARLATTDGLTGLANRRRFDEVLALEHARHSRSGVELGLIMLDIDHFKNFNDTYGHVRGDECLREVARAMASSLWRATDLAARYGGEEFACILPEARPPHGVRDVAERIRRAVENLNIPHGNSPTADHVTVSLGAIGICCRKTSGPSSLVARADEFLYRAKAQGRNQVVFSSGVEC comes from the coding sequence ATGCGAGTTCCAGGCCAGCCCAGGATTCTTGTCGTAGACGACGAGCCAGCCAATATCGAGTTGATCGCCAAGATATTCGAGGATGACTGCGAGGTTCTGTTCGCCCTGGACGGGGAAAAAGCCACCAAGATCGCAGGCGAGACCGTCCTGGATGTGATCCTCCTGGACGTCATGCTCCCCGGCATGGACGGTTTCGAGATCTGCTCCCGGCTCAAGGCCTCGGAGCTGACCCGGGACATTCCGGTCATCTTCATCACCGGGAGTGGGGATATCGAGGCCGAGACCAGAGGGTTGGAACTGGGCGCCATGGACTACATTGCCAAGCCCATCAATCCCCCGGCCGTCAGGATGCGGGTCCGGAATCAGATCGAGCTCAAGCGGGCCAGGGAACAACTGGCCCGGCTGGCCACCACCGACGGTCTGACCGGTCTGGCCAACCGCCGTCGCTTCGACGAGGTTCTGGCCCTGGAGCATGCCCGGCACAGCCGTTCAGGGGTGGAACTAGGTCTGATCATGCTCGATATCGATCATTTCAAGAATTTCAACGACACCTACGGACATGTCCGGGGGGACGAATGCCTGCGGGAGGTGGCCCGGGCCATGGCGTCGAGTCTGTGGCGGGCCACGGACCTAGCGGCCCGCTACGGAGGCGAGGAGTTCGCCTGCATCCTGCCCGAGGCCCGGCCTCCGCACGGGGTGCGGGATGTGGCCGAACGAATCCGCCGGGCCGTGGAGAACTTGAATATCCCTCACGGGAATTCGCCCACGGCCGACCACGTCACCGTCAGCCTGGGGGCTATCGGCATCTGCTGCCGCAAGACGAGCGGCCCATCGTCGCTGGTGGCCCGGGCCGACGAATTCCTGTATCGGGCCAAGGCCCAGGGGCGGAACCAGGTCGTGTTTTCTTCGGGGGTGGAGTGTTGA